A stretch of Ipomoea triloba cultivar NCNSP0323 chromosome 13, ASM357664v1 DNA encodes these proteins:
- the LOC116003164 gene encoding eukaryotic translation initiation factor 3 subunit F, whose amino-acid sequence MASSDQTVLQISSPSSTTLSARVHPLVIFNICDCFVRRPDQAERVIGTLLGSVLPDGTVDIRNSYAVPHNESQDQVALDIDYHHNMLASHQKVNPKEVIVGWFSTGFGVSGGSALIHDFYTREVTNPIHLTVDTGFTNGEATIKAFISVNLSLGDQPLAAQFQEIPLDLRMIEAERVGFDMLKTTVVDKLPNDLEGMEASMERLLALINDVHKHVDDVVEGRVPADNNLGRLISETVNSIPKLSPQEFDKLVNDSLQDQLLLLYLSSITRTQLSLAEKLNTAAQIL is encoded by the exons ATGGCGTCCAGTGATCAAACGGTGCTCCAGATTTCGTCTCCTTCTTCAACAACCCTCTCCGCTAGGGTTCACCCGCTGGTGATTTTCAACATCTGCGACTGCTTTGTCCGGCGACCCGACCAAGCCGAGCGCGTCATTGGTACGCTTCTCGGATCCGTCTTACCCGACGGCACCGTCGATATTCGCAACTCCTATGCCGTTCCTCACAACGAGTCCCAAGATCAG GTTGCTTTGGATATTGATTATCATCATAACATGTTGGCATCCCATCAGAAAGTAAATCCTAAGGAAGTCATTGTTGGATG GTTTTCCACTGGGTTTGGAGTTTCAGGCGGTAGCGCTCTAATCCATGATTTTTACACTAGAGAAGTTACAAATCCTATCCATTTGACTGTTGACACTGGATTCACAAATGGGGAGGCTACCATCAAAGCTTTTATTTCTGTGAATTTGTCACTTGGGGATCAACCTCTTGCTGCACAGTTCCAAGAAATTCCATTGGACTTGCGAATGATTGAAGCTGAGCGGGTTGGAT TTGATATGCTGAAGACAACAGTGGTTGACAAACTTCCAAATGACCTAGAAGGAATGGAGGCATCAATGGAGAGATTACTTGCTCTGATCAATgatgttcacaaacatgttgATGATGTTGTG GAAGGTCGTGTTCCAGCAGACAATAACCTTGGAAGACTTATATCTGAGACCGTAAACTCTATTCCGAAACTATCACCACAAGAATTTGATAAGCTTGTGAATGACAGTCTTCAG GATCAATTGCTCCTACTATATTTGTCGAGCATCACAAGAACACAACTCAGCTTGGCTGAAAAGTTGAACACTGCTGCTCAGATCCTGTAA
- the LOC116001601 gene encoding transcription termination factor MTERF2, chloroplastic-like yields MVAAKISYTNKDKLGFSPEEAVSASKYLNFKTPDKPDSVVSFLKDHGFTDRQILNVVKKVPSLIVSDPKRTLLPKIEFSRTLGFSQDTVTTILSASPTLFKSSVDNCLVPALNLLRTMIPEEQALMTSLKSCIRLLTHDLKVNWEPNIQLLRETGVPESNIVYLLKYQPRAFLYDRDKFRKLVEKVKELEVDRKHVSFVIVLKAMRMGRLTWEKKMEIFKNAGMSEDEVLESFRKYPWLMMISQEKLVRLLDFLVNKMGLESSILLRRPQLSSFSLEKRIIPRCVVYKALVERGLVKEDGSLLLHILNATEHKFLQKFVKCHGELAPILLKIYQNSQEVGFSQLS; encoded by the exons ATGGTTGCTGCTAAGATTTCTTACACAAACAAAG ATAAACTCGGGTTCTCACCAGAAGAAGCTGTCTCGGCTTCCAAGTATTTGAATTTCAAGACCCCTGATAAACCCGACTCTGTGGTGTCGTTCTTGAAAGATCATGGCTTTACAGACAGGCAGATCTTGAATGTTGTCAAAAAGGTACCTTCTCTTATTGTGAGTGATCCCAAAAGGACCCTTTTGCCCAAGATTGAATTTTCCCGGACTTTGGGCTTCTCACAGGACACTGTCACTACTATACTAAGTGCAAGTCCCACTCTTTTTAAGAGCAGTGTGGATAACTGTCTTGTGCCAGCCTTGAATTTGCTTAGGACTATGATTCCCGAAGAACAAGCATTGATGACTTCCTTGAAGAGCTGTATTCGCCTCCTTACTCACGATCTCAAGGTTAATTGGGAACCTAATATTCAGCTCTTAAGAGAGACTGGAGTTCCGGAGTCTAATATAGTTTACTTGTTGAAATACCAGCCTAGGGCGTTCTTGTATGACAGAGATAAGTTTAGGAAGCTTGTGGAGAAAGTGAAGGAATTAGAGGTTGACAGGAAACACGTAAGCTTTGTTATTGTACTTAAGGCGATGAGGATGGGCAGATTGACTTGGGAAAAGAAGATGGAGATCTTTAAGAACGCGGGCATGTCTGAAGATGAGGTTTTGGAGTCTTTTAGGAAGTATCCTTGGTTGATGATGATTTCTCAGGAGAAGCTTGTGAGGCTCTTGGATTTTCTCGTCAATAAAatgggcttggaatcctcaaTTCTTTTAAGAAGACCGCAACTCAGTTCGTTTAGTTTGGAGAAGAGGATTATTCCTAGATGTGTAGTTTATAAAGCTCTGGTGGAAAGGGGTCTGGTCAAGGAGGATGGCAGCCTGTTACTTCACATTTTGAATGCTACTGAACATAAATTTCTTCAAAAGTTTGTGAAATGTCATGGGGAGCTTGCTCCCATACTGCTAAAGATATATCAGAATTCACAAGAAGTAGGCTTTTCCCAATTATCTTGA
- the LOC116001640 gene encoding uncharacterized protein LOC116001640, with the protein MNSLRNRLSAVFTRPSAPLNSVSWELQQCRGIRVKVYNNNLERALAVMQRLMQSSGVERIIKRQQPRHIKNCEKRVLAKKALQRKVRSQELARKLKSILVKKVRGL; encoded by the exons ATGAACTCGTTGCGGAATCGCCTCTCGGCCGTTTTCACTCGTCCCAGTGCTCCCCTGAACTCAGTGAGTTGGGAGCTCCAACAATGCCGCGGAATCCGAGTGAAGGTCTATAACAACAATCTGGAGAGAGCATTGGCGGTGATGCAAAGACTGATGCAGTCCAGCGGGGTTGAACGGATCATAAAGCGCCAGCAGCCTCGCCATATCAAGAACTGCGAGAAGCGGGTACTCGCTAAGAAAGCCCTCCAGCGTAAGGTCCGCTCCCAAGAACTCGCTCGCAAGCTCAAATCCATCCTCGTCAAGAAAGTCAG GGGTCTGTAA
- the LOC116001389 gene encoding uncharacterized protein LOC116001389 gives MFNFMAKMLPHLRYSVNRYSPTQSFYFLHFAPLSSSSKAVKSNSGNAKNGYSFTVSYLITKCSFTPERALSASKYMKIEEAGKPDAVLLFLKNQGFTKSQISNIVKRVPPVLLCDPQKTLLPKIKFLKSSGFTLKQLTAILNASPSTFRRSLKNQLVPTFNFLNDFIGSTEKIVYVARRCPHIFGVDVEASMRPNIQLLKDVGVPESKIIQFLIYQPRAFVIDKQRFRGIVEEVKGMGFNPLRFKFLLAVQAFRAMNKETWEKKMETYKKCGFSKAEIFKAFEKNPCCIMVSTGKILAMMDLLFNKMGFERSVFLNRPVIISLSLEKRVIPRCLVYQDLLAKGLINQGFRVVNMLEASETKFLEKYIACYEKEAPHLLKLYTEKLALLHSLHYWLMGLNFDRIQIETDALLIFQALSIDLHLNFLLKMFNFMEKMLPHLRYSVNRYSPTQSFYFLHFAPLSSSSKAVKSNSENAKNGDSFTVSYLINKCSFAPERALSASKYMKIEEAGKPDAVLLFLKNQGFTKSQISNIVKRVPPVLLCDPQKTLLPKIEFLKSSGFTLEQLTAILNASPSTFRRSLKNQVVPTFNFLNNFIGSTEKIVYVARRYTHIFGVDVEASMEPNIQLLKDVGVPDSKIIQFLINQPRAFVIDKERFRDIVEEVEGMGFNPLRFKFLVAVNAFRAMSKETWEKKIEAYKKCGFSEAEILKAFKDNPRCILVSTRKILAVMDFLFNKMGFKRSVFLNRPVIISLSLEKRVIPRCLVYQDLLAKGLINERLRLVSMLEASEKKFLEKYIARHGKEAPHLLKLYTEKLALLH, from the exons ATGTTCAATTTCATGGCGAAAATGCTTCCTCATCTGAGGTATTCAGTGAATAGATATTCCCCGACTCAGAGCTTCTACTTTCTTCACTTCGCCCCACTTTCCTCATCATCAAAAGCAGTAAAATCCAACTCAGGAAATGCAAAGAACGGCTACTCATTCACAGTTTCTTATCTCATAACCAAATGTAGTTTTACCCCAGAGAGGGCTCTGTCAGCTTCCAAGTATATGAAGATTGAAGAGGCTGGTAAACCAGATGCTGTGCTTTTGTTCTTGAAAAATCAAGGTTTTACAAAATCCCAGATCTCAAATATTGTCAAGAGGGTCCCTCCTGTCCTCCTATGTGATCCTCAGAAGACCCTTTTGCCCAAGATTAAATTTTTGAAGTCCTCTGGTTTCACACTGAAACAGTTGACCGCAATTCTAAATGCCTCACCTAGCACTTTCAGAAGAAGTTTGAAGAATCAACTGGTACCTACTTTCAATTTCCTGAATGATTTTATTGGTTCAACAGAGAAAATTGTATATGTTGCCAGGAGGTGTCCTCACATTTTTGGTGTTGATGTTGAAGCATCTATGAGGCCAAATATTCAGCTTTTGAAAGATGTAGGAGTGCCCGAGTCGAAAATTATACAATTCTTGATATATCAGCCCAGGGCATTTGTTATAGATAAGCAAAGGTTTAGGGGTATTGTGGAGGAAGTGAAGGGAATGGGGTTTAACCCTTTGAGATTCAAGTTTCTTCTAGCAGTTCAAGCCTTCAGGGCAATGAACAAAGAGACTTGGGAAAAGAAGATGGAGACTTATAAGAAGTGTGGATTTTCTAAGGCTGAGATATTCAAAGCTTTTGAGAAGAACCCTTGCTGTATAATGGTTTCTACAGGAAAGATTCTTGCAATGATGGATCTTCTTTTCAACAAAATGGGTTTTGAAAGATCTGTGTTCCTGAATAGGCCAGTGATCATTTCACTTAGCTTGGAGAAAAGGGTTATTCCTAGATGCTTGGTTTATCAAGATTTGCTAGCAAAAGGTTTGATCAATCAGGGTTTCAGGGTTGTTAATATGCTCGAGGCTTCTGAAACAAAGTTTCTGGAGAAATATATAGCGTGTTATGAAAAAGAAGCTCCTCATCTATTGAAGTTGTATACAGAAAAATTGGCTCTTCTCCATT CATTGCACTATTGGCTTATGGGTCTCAATTTTGATAGAATTCAGATTGAAACAGATGCTCTACTGATCTTTCAAG CTTTGTCAATTGATCTGCATTTGAATTTTCTTCTGAAAATGTTCAATTTCATGGAAAAAATGCTTCCTCATCTGAGGTATTCAGTGAATAGATATTCCCCGACTCAGAGCTTCTACTTTCTTCACTTCGCCCCACTTTCCTCATCATCAAAAGCAGTAAAATCCAACTCAGAAAATGCAAAGAATGGCGACTCATTCACAGTTTCTTATCTCATAAACAAATGTAGTTTTGCCCCAGAGAGGGCTCTGTCAGCTTCCAAGTATATGAAGATTGAAGAGGCTGGTAAACCAGATGCTGTGCTTTTGTTCTTGAAAAATCAAGGTTTTACAAAATCCCAGATCTCAAATATTGTCAAGAGGGTCCCTCCTGTCCTCCTATGTGATCCCCAGAAGACCCTTTTGCCCAAGATTGAATTTTTGAAGTCCTCTGGTTTCACACTGGAACAGTTGACTGCAATTCTAAATGCCTCACCTAGCACTTTCAGAAGAAGTTTGAAGAATCAAGTGGTACCTACTTTTAATTTCCTGAATAATTTTATTGGCTCAACAGAGAAAATTGTATATGTTGCCAGGAGGTATACTCACATTTTTGGTGTTGATGTTGAAGCATCTATGGAGCCAAATATTCAGCTTTTGAAAGATGTAGGAGTGCCCGACTCGAAAATTATACAATTCTTGATAAATCAGCCCAGGGCATTTGTTATTGATAAGGAAAGGTTTAGGGATATTGTGGAGGAAGTTGAGGGAATGGGGTTTAACCCTTTGAGATTCAAGTTTCTTGTAGCAGTTAATGCCTTCAGGGCAATGAGCAAAGAGACttgggagaagaagattgaggcTTATAAGAAGTGTGGATTTTCTGAAGCTGAGATACTCAAAGCTTTTAAGGATAATCCTCGGTGTATATTGGTTTCTACGCGAAAGATTCTTGCAGTGATGGATTTTCTTTTCAACAAAATGGGTTTTAAAAGATCTGTGTTCCTGAATAGGCCAGTGATCATTTCACTTAGCTTGGAGAAAAGGGTTATTCCTAGATGCTTGGTTTATCAAGATCTGCTAGCAAAAGGTTTGATCAATGAGCGTTTGAGGCTAGTTAGTATGCTCGAGGCTTCTGAAAAGAAGTTTCTGGAGAAATATATAGCACGTCATGGAAAAGAAGCTCCTCATCTATTGAAGTTGTATACAGAAAAATTAGCTCTTCTCCATTGA